ATAAAATGACGTAATATACATGTTCGAATGTCACCATTCATTGTTATCATCTGTGTTATCATCTGCTTCTGACCCGGGCCAGATCCTCCAAGAAACTGTCAATGGCATCtcgctcggccttgacctccaTAGGAACAGCAGATCCATCCTCAGTCTCCTCAGCCAAAGTCTTTCGGTACTGATCCAGACCAGAAATGTTGAGTAACTCCTCGACATCCACTCCAGAATGAATAATGTCGCCAATCAACTCGGAAACAGTGCCCACACCGGTGGCATTGAGAATCGCCTTACGCAGATCATCTCCAGAAGGTCGGCCAGAGTGAAGAAGGGGCTCGTTCTCTCGAACCTGCATCACAAAAGTTCCCCACTTGTGAAACTCTCcctcctcgagctcctgTCGTCGAGCCTGGATAGacgccgacgacgagtttcGGGAAAGAGCGGGACGACCTTCATCCACTCCCTCAACCTGGAGATCAGGAGCCTTGATCTGAGGTTCGTTGCCTGCCAGGCCCATCATGTGAGTCAGAGGATGGACGGTGGGACCCTGGGTCTGGGGCTGCTTTCGCTGCTTCTCAAAGTTCTGAAGAGTCTCGTTCAAAGTAGCATCGAGGAAACAGTAACGAAcaagcagctccttgtcctcgtAGGTCAGCTCGCCGTTGTTTCGCTTGGCAAACAGCTCGTCCATAACCTTCTGAACCCGAGTCTTAACGTGGTAGGCACGCTGAAGTAGCATGTCACTAACCTGGCACGTCTCCTGGTTAAACTCGAGAATATCATCGACAGTAGAAGCAATGTCCTTACCCACGTCAAAGATATCCCGGTTGTCTTCTCCGACCTCAATCTCATGGTCAATCTCGTTTTCAGAGGTTGCCTTGCCGTATACCAACCGCTCCATGTTGCGCATGCAGTAATGCACGATTCGTCGCTGCTCCATCTTGGGTACGAGACTCTGttcaaggtcaagaaggtaGATGGACTTTGAAACCCGAACGGCTACAGTCAGAGCTGCCACACAAGTTCGGTCCATGCGCGTGTTTCCAACAAGGGAAACATGCAGAAGCGACTTACATTGCGCCAAAGCGTCTGAAATCTGCACCACATCACGAGGGCTCAAGTCGCAGTAATCGAGATGAATTCGGCGCAAATCTGGGAAAAGCGGTAGAGCTTTACACAGATGAGTCGTAAGGGAGGGAAAGAGTCCAGAGTTAGAAGAGAGATCTAAAAACCGGAGATTCTGCAGCTTGGAAAGGGCAGTGATGAGCTTTTCGGTCGTGGGAGAGGCCTCGAGGTGCGTGGAGTTCAGGGAAAGGAACCGCAGGttcagctccttgtcggagAGTGAATCCAGAAGAACATCAAGAGCGGTAGGTTCGGTTGATTCGGAAACGGGCACCttatccttcttctcctccttctcctccttctcctccttctcctccttctcctccttctcccccTTCTCTGTACCTTcggctccttcttgtctcacctcctcctcctcctccacgtaAGTCAGATGGTTACCTCCAATATCGAGACCCTCACACTCGCCAGTCATCCATTGGCCAACGAAATGCATCTCCTCGGGGCCCAAATCGTTGAATGCTAGTCCGAGACGTTTTGTATTTTTGCATGCGCCCAACATGAGATGCTCAAACACCTCAGAAGGCACTAAACAGCCGTTGAGCACAAGTTCCTCCATACCTTTGCCGTACTGTAGAGCATCGCACAACAGCTTCCAATCCACAGTGGGAGGGGTTCgctgcttgagctccttgtccttgtcccGCTTCATCTGATGCGACAAGTCCAGCCGAACAAGCTTGGAGTTCATGGCCAACAAGTAGCACAGGCGCTTCCATGACATCTCGTCAATGCTAGTGTTTCGAAGAGACAGCTTTTCGAGCCATTGCGAAGCACTCATTGCCGCAAACAACAGTGAAAACATATCCGGAGTGAGGGTCACATTATCCAGAACAAGTGTACTGACCGgagccacagccacaaaGTCGGCAAATGACTGGATCTCAATCAACGTGGGTCTGGGATTCATCAGACGCAGGGAAAGAGGCGCCTTTTGGGCCTTGATCTGTTTTAGAGTAGCTGGGATTGGCAGAATCTCTCGCAGATGACAGCACCGAGTATACAGTTTCTCTACGTCCACATCCAGCGGGTTGTCCTCGTCCgactcgtccttctcgttGTACATTTCATGGGATGTCTTGAGAGGCGTGTCGATAATGAGGTTGGAGATAGAGGGCACCTCGTCGTCgcccggaggag
The Yarrowia lipolytica chromosome 1A, complete sequence genome window above contains:
- a CDS encoding uncharacterized protein (Compare to YALI0A07997g, weakly similar to uniprot|Q12276 Saccharomyces cerevisiae YOR227w), with the translated sequence MTLASSIGSVINGVSNTEVSWLSRGKVPALNSKRTRARSSSTSSVQNQPSKLSLGLQHVKEEADSLSSSRATSPGTTPTNVASSSPSASKTALEPSTSSHDLSNTRSLDPYVKTSVGSPNLSRSRTISAPEFKSEREKLNKEQSPGFKKSWLNSFSKWRSGKDEKTKDGKDASSSSLGKSPTATPFSKPSKSQPIASKEQQTSASLSGKAAPTTQTTTTTIPEIAPPVAAATGATTVPPASTPTSANLPTSPPRTASPRINVEAVAIPEKPFPPVHAAGASPAVASSIASSASTDVGSPKGFLLNTLRRFSKSQPSTGGVASCPTSRVLNKNSNRRNCQLTGLEGVSSRRVSFDINTYHSDPPQQIPARKPKKGNVEVGADGLLRKNGMVIQSPPQHHDQHHFNPFNSGVGQPRRQAAKTAPPATSSKTPQTAAPAQAAQTQTTTPQKPATASPAAQAAPVAVPKPAAPAPAAAAAAVPKEPVAPKISPPTAATAGAASAAAAAIPSNGGSSVATSTVSAVPSTGAVSNGVSSSASSTSSTSSTSSNNSSLTVPTGAPVRASSPNGKSPLGKPSQPHLTVDMQKVGGRSPVGSPRESPSPSPTTSGLSRSNSGRSKFVIMRNGKEVEFTKASVYNKENTLARSGSLTKKRSPRNSPKNSPIAGSPRSASPLAAKASPSKPPSPTKETAKDSTKDTKTSPPPGDDEVPSISNLIIDTPLKTSHEMYNEKDESDEDNPLDVDVEKLYTRCCHLREILPIPATLKQIKAQKAPLSLRLMNPRPTLIEIQSFADFVAVAPVSTLVLDNVTLTPDMFSLLFAAMSASQWLEKLSLRNTSIDEMSWKRLCYLLAMNSKLVRLDLSHQMKRDKDKELKQRTPPTVDWKLLCDALQYGKGMEELVLNGCLVPSEVFEHLMLGACKNTKRLGLAFNDLGPEEMHFVGQWMTGECEGLDIGGNHLTYVEEEEEVRQEGAEGTEKGEKEEKEEKEEKEEKEEKKDKVPVSESTEPTALDVLLDSLSDKELNLRFLSLNSTHLEASPTTEKLITALSKLQNLRFLDLSSNSGLFPSLTTHLCKALPLFPDLRRIHLDYCDLSPRDVVQISDALAQCKSLLHVSLVGNTRMDRTCVAALTVAVRVSKSIYLLDLEQSLVPKMEQRRIVHYCMRNMERLVYGKATSENEIDHEIEVGEDNRDIFDVGKDIASTVDDILEFNQETCQVSDMLLQRAYHVKTRVQKVMDELFAKRNNGELTYEDKELLVRYCFLDATLNETLQNFEKQRKQPQTQGPTVHPLTHMMGLAGNEPQIKAPDLQVEGVDEGRPALSRNSSSASIQARRQELEEGEFHKWGTFVMQVRENEPLLHSGRPSGDDLRKAILNATGVGTVSELIGDIIHSGVDVEELLNISGLDQYRKTLAEETEDGSAVPMEVKAERDAIDSFLEDLARVRSR